One genomic window of Rhodothermus sp. includes the following:
- a CDS encoding PorV/PorQ family protein, whose product MRGYRSRLIIAWVLVLSAGVAQAQFASQTRTVTRVGTAAAEFLSIPIGARATAMGSAVSATIDDPTAIYWNPAGLTGLTRGMFAAEHAQWLANISVSYVAVAAPLGRGTVGIGVTAVRTPEMEETTVEQQDGTGRTFTAASYAIALSYGRALTDRFSIGGSIKYITERISYSTASGLALDIGTLFVTPFRGIRLGAAITNFGTKMRMRGDDLLTIVDIDPNNQGNNTSNRAELRTDPFDLPLTMRIGLAGEVWQRDGYRLTLAVDALSPSNSSQYLNVGVELGLLGDLVLLRGGYSELLLTDSAHTFSLGGGLRYRFGSFHVTFDYAYESWRYFNGVNRFTLMVGF is encoded by the coding sequence ATGCGTGGATATAGATCGCGCCTGATCATTGCCTGGGTACTGGTGCTGAGTGCGGGAGTAGCGCAGGCACAGTTCGCCAGCCAGACGCGCACGGTCACCCGTGTCGGTACGGCAGCGGCCGAGTTTCTGAGCATACCGATCGGCGCACGTGCTACCGCCATGGGCAGTGCCGTCAGCGCAACGATCGACGATCCAACAGCCATCTACTGGAATCCGGCCGGACTAACCGGGCTGACACGCGGCATGTTTGCGGCCGAACATGCCCAATGGCTGGCCAATATCTCGGTAAGCTATGTAGCTGTAGCTGCACCGCTGGGGCGAGGTACGGTAGGGATCGGTGTGACGGCCGTGCGCACCCCGGAAATGGAAGAAACCACGGTTGAGCAACAGGACGGCACCGGCCGCACCTTTACGGCGGCTTCCTATGCGATTGCCCTGAGCTATGGACGGGCCCTTACCGATCGTTTTTCCATAGGCGGCTCCATAAAGTACATCACCGAACGTATTTCGTATTCAACGGCCAGTGGACTGGCGCTCGACATCGGGACGCTGTTCGTGACGCCCTTCCGAGGCATTCGCCTTGGAGCGGCCATCACGAACTTCGGCACGAAAATGCGCATGCGGGGCGACGACCTGCTGACGATTGTCGATATCGACCCCAATAATCAGGGCAACAACACCAGTAACCGGGCCGAGTTGCGTACCGACCCGTTCGATCTGCCACTGACGATGCGTATCGGGCTGGCGGGCGAAGTATGGCAGCGCGATGGCTATCGCCTGACGCTGGCTGTCGATGCACTCAGCCCGAGCAACAGCAGCCAGTATCTCAACGTGGGGGTCGAACTGGGTTTGCTGGGCGATCTGGTGCTGTTGCGCGGAGGCTACAGCGAGCTGTTGCTGACCGACAGCGCACATACGTTCTCCCTGGGCGGCGGGCTGCGCTATCGGTTCGGCTCCTTCCATGTAACCTTTGACTACGCTTACGAGAGCTGGCGCTACTTCAATGGCGTCAATCGCTTTACGCTGATGGTTGGCTTCTGA
- a CDS encoding T9SS type A sorting domain-containing protein produces the protein MVSATTKHGGRLALLLLTAVLMAGQALAQRTVTLRLNTATLPDTTGMADGLIQVRGQITNQNWPFTLPDGNVISWDDQTTLTPSNVGGDYWEISFQIPDNEELQFKFFSTQAEATGIGGWEDGNNHVLPAGTGDTTLVLHFFEKGGDFAYDWRPWEPKPDTVAVWFRVYVSTEEGAADGYDPSDTSIVVGVRGDPLNGAGPLDWGMTKVILQRESTDQNMPGYHLFSGVAYYPASLAGTEQQYKFFIEPNGWEEGNLTGNRSFVIPDRDTTLHWVYYGDTKPVDLLGQQRVTAQVIFTVDIDPLVNAGLFDKQRGDTIIVRGDFNGWGNCLDAGNPDDCALFESVDPTQYTTSIPLTSFPNTEFNYKFYVDYAPADWPEGWEEPLDYGGSNRRFIFTGDDPLDLGVQFFNDVREGNVIPQGTQITVTFQVDMSPALNFQVKRPFDPQKDSVYVNFEDPLWRLTQAFPLGLNDLEPLLLSDEDGDLIYTGTLTVTGPTYNGIGFRYRYGNTVDGFVDEGDGGFAPGRRRYQYIMPTAAKNWPTEYTMPLVQFQESGALPFECNPTADVASLPQDVQDLCYPAGTSPTAVEPVAGARPERFTLSRNYPNPFSDRTTFEYTLPETQPVRVRVYDLLGRVVATLVDEVQPAGTYRVTFRADGLSSGIYVYRLETPAGVYARKMMIVR, from the coding sequence ATGGTAAGCGCTACCACAAAGCATGGTGGCCGCCTGGCGCTGCTGCTTCTGACAGCGGTGCTGATGGCTGGCCAGGCACTGGCGCAACGCACCGTCACGCTGCGCCTGAATACCGCTACGCTGCCCGATACAACGGGCATGGCCGACGGTCTCATTCAGGTACGCGGTCAGATCACGAACCAGAACTGGCCGTTTACCCTGCCCGATGGCAACGTCATCTCGTGGGACGATCAAACCACGCTCACACCCAGCAATGTCGGCGGGGACTACTGGGAGATCAGCTTCCAGATCCCCGACAATGAAGAGCTGCAGTTCAAGTTCTTCTCCACCCAGGCCGAAGCCACCGGCATCGGCGGCTGGGAAGATGGCAATAATCACGTACTGCCTGCGGGAACGGGCGACACGACGCTGGTGCTGCACTTTTTTGAAAAAGGAGGAGACTTCGCCTACGACTGGCGGCCCTGGGAGCCCAAGCCCGATACCGTGGCCGTCTGGTTCCGCGTTTACGTGAGCACCGAAGAAGGGGCGGCCGATGGCTACGATCCGAGCGACACAAGCATTGTGGTGGGGGTGCGGGGCGATCCCCTCAATGGAGCCGGCCCACTGGACTGGGGGATGACCAAGGTAATCCTGCAACGGGAGTCCACTGACCAGAACATGCCCGGCTATCACCTGTTCTCGGGCGTGGCCTATTATCCGGCCTCACTGGCGGGGACCGAGCAGCAGTACAAGTTCTTTATTGAACCCAACGGCTGGGAAGAAGGCAATCTGACCGGCAACCGGTCGTTCGTCATCCCCGACAGAGACACAACGCTGCACTGGGTCTACTATGGCGATACAAAGCCTGTGGACCTGCTGGGACAGCAGCGCGTAACGGCCCAGGTAATCTTCACCGTGGATATCGATCCGCTGGTGAATGCTGGACTGTTCGACAAGCAGCGAGGGGATACGATCATCGTACGGGGCGACTTCAACGGATGGGGCAACTGCTTGGACGCCGGGAATCCGGATGACTGCGCGTTGTTCGAGTCGGTCGATCCGACCCAGTACACGACCTCCATTCCGCTCACTTCCTTCCCGAACACAGAGTTCAACTACAAGTTTTATGTGGACTATGCGCCCGCGGACTGGCCGGAAGGCTGGGAGGAACCTCTGGATTACGGGGGCAGCAACCGCCGGTTCATTTTCACGGGCGACGATCCGTTGGACCTGGGTGTCCAGTTCTTCAATGATGTACGGGAGGGGAATGTAATTCCGCAGGGAACGCAGATTACTGTAACCTTCCAGGTGGACATGAGCCCGGCCCTGAATTTCCAGGTAAAGCGCCCCTTTGATCCGCAGAAGGACAGCGTCTACGTGAACTTTGAAGACCCGCTCTGGCGGCTGACGCAGGCTTTTCCGCTTGGCCTGAACGACCTGGAGCCGTTGTTGCTTTCGGACGAGGATGGCGACCTGATCTACACGGGTACGCTCACGGTCACCGGGCCTACTTACAATGGGATTGGCTTCCGCTATCGTTATGGCAATACCGTGGATGGCTTTGTCGATGAGGGCGACGGCGGCTTCGCACCGGGCCGTCGGCGCTATCAGTACATCATGCCCACGGCAGCGAAGAACTGGCCAACCGAGTACACGATGCCGCTGGTGCAGTTCCAGGAGAGCGGAGCGCTGCCGTTCGAGTGCAACCCGACCGCCGATGTGGCCTCGCTGCCGCAGGACGTGCAGGACCTCTGCTATCCGGCCGGCACCTCGCCCACGGCCGTTGAGCCGGTCGCTGGCGCTCGGCCTGAACGTTTCACCCTGAGTCGCAACTATCCGAATCCATTCTCGGATCGCACGACCTTCGAGTATACGCTGCCCGAAACGCAGCCGGTGCGCGTGCGCGTCTACGACCTGCTGGGACGCGTAGTGGCCACGCTGGTCGATGAGGTGCAGCCGGCTGGCACCTATCGGGTTACCTTCCGTGCCGATGGGCTCTCAAGCGGCATCTATGTCTACCGCCTGGAGACGCCTGCAGGTGTCTATGCACGTAAGATGATGATTGTCCGGTAA
- a CDS encoding alpha-amylase family glycosyl hydrolase, translating to MNWTVVARAQVVWTEPAVVRVDRPVTVYFNAKEGTGGLAGYTGEVYAHTGVITNESRTDTDWRYVKADWGENRPDIRMERIGEDLYRLYIADIRAYYQDYSGTPPADASPWDNLYDEQIYKLAFVFRNADGSREGKDVGGRDIFVEVAPPGLAVAFVSPAVTPLRPLIAPRDTSIEIVAVADPGGTALTSFRLFIDSTEVAQTTNDTLRYTLTLDTPGRYDVWAVAANDQGEADTAAFYAVRNPAIVDQPRPPGIEDGITYDSNDPTRVTLSLYAPGKSFVYVIGDFTDWEVDPAYFMKRDAPRPDSVHWWITIEGLTPGQEYAFQYFIDGKLRLADLFAHKVLDPWHDPFIPSSTYPDLKPYPTGKTEGIVAVLQPGAPRYTWQVTDFERPPAHELVIYKLLVRDFVARHDYATLIDTLDYLERLGINAIELMPVAEFDGNISWGYNPAFHLAPDKYYGPARDLKRFIDECHRRGIAVILDVVYNHATGNSPLVQLYGPTADNPFINIPARHPFNVFYDLNHEHPYVQYWLDRANRYWLEEFRVDGFRFDLSKGFTQQDTDNDVGAWSAYDASRIRLLKRMADAIWTVDSTAYVILEHFADNREEKELAMHGQDRGRAGMLLWHNMNRAFSQSVMGYLNDPNFSSDLTTIYYKNRGFATPNLVTYMESHDEQWLMYRMRAYGARQGSYDVRSLPVALDRMKLAGAFFFTIPGPKMIWQFGELGYGYGERGEQCLEGAGDVCPSIAPGRTDPKPIRWDYRSDPLRMKLYRTWAELLKLRRKHAVFRSPDTRVRMRLQHGVPGRWISLTHPELSVVVVGNFGLAPLVVTPTFPQTGIWYDYFNGDSVRVDDPETTGIELLPGEFRLYTSRYIGQAEPGLITVAAEPADPSVFPVRVKLEAPFPNPFRKTVTLTYRLSKPGQVKLAVYDLLGRRIATLVDEVQPAGQHRVTWTPKGLAAGLYLVRLETADRLETQPVWFAPE from the coding sequence ATGAACTGGACCGTCGTAGCCCGGGCCCAGGTGGTATGGACCGAACCTGCCGTGGTGCGGGTGGACCGGCCTGTAACGGTCTACTTCAATGCAAAGGAAGGGACCGGTGGACTGGCCGGCTATACAGGCGAGGTTTATGCGCATACCGGCGTTATTACGAACGAAAGCCGTACAGACACCGACTGGCGCTACGTCAAGGCGGACTGGGGAGAGAATCGGCCGGATATTCGCATGGAGCGGATCGGCGAAGACCTTTATCGTCTGTACATCGCTGACATCCGCGCCTACTATCAGGACTATTCCGGTACGCCACCTGCCGATGCATCCCCCTGGGATAATCTCTACGACGAGCAGATCTATAAGCTGGCCTTCGTTTTTCGGAATGCCGATGGTTCGCGGGAGGGGAAAGACGTAGGCGGCCGCGACATCTTCGTGGAGGTGGCCCCACCGGGGCTGGCGGTCGCATTTGTCTCGCCGGCCGTAACCCCGTTGCGTCCGCTGATTGCACCGCGCGACACCAGTATCGAGATCGTTGCGGTGGCTGATCCAGGCGGCACCGCGCTTACATCTTTCCGGCTGTTCATCGACAGTACGGAGGTGGCACAGACCACCAACGATACGCTTCGCTACACGCTGACGCTGGATACGCCCGGCCGTTACGATGTATGGGCTGTTGCCGCGAACGATCAGGGTGAGGCCGACACGGCTGCCTTCTATGCGGTGCGTAATCCCGCGATTGTCGACCAGCCGCGTCCACCCGGTATCGAAGACGGTATCACTTACGATTCGAACGATCCGACGCGGGTTACGCTGTCGCTCTACGCGCCGGGCAAATCGTTTGTTTATGTGATCGGTGATTTTACAGACTGGGAGGTTGATCCGGCCTACTTCATGAAGCGGGACGCACCGCGGCCAGATAGCGTTCACTGGTGGATTACCATCGAAGGACTCACACCCGGCCAGGAGTATGCCTTTCAGTATTTCATTGATGGTAAGCTGCGTCTGGCCGATCTCTTTGCGCACAAGGTACTGGACCCCTGGCATGACCCGTTCATCCCGAGCAGCACGTATCCCGACCTGAAGCCCTACCCGACCGGCAAGACCGAGGGCATTGTGGCGGTACTACAACCCGGCGCGCCCCGCTACACGTGGCAGGTAACTGACTTTGAGCGACCCCCGGCTCATGAGCTGGTCATCTATAAGCTGCTGGTGCGGGACTTTGTGGCTAGGCACGACTACGCCACGCTTATCGATACGCTCGACTACCTGGAACGCCTGGGTATCAATGCCATCGAGCTGATGCCCGTGGCCGAGTTCGATGGCAACATCAGCTGGGGATATAATCCGGCCTTCCATCTGGCGCCGGACAAATACTACGGGCCGGCCAGAGATCTCAAGCGCTTCATTGACGAATGCCATCGCCGGGGCATTGCCGTCATTCTTGACGTGGTCTACAATCACGCGACCGGCAATTCGCCGCTGGTGCAGCTATATGGTCCTACAGCGGATAATCCTTTCATCAACATTCCCGCTCGCCATCCCTTCAATGTGTTCTACGACCTGAACCACGAGCATCCCTACGTTCAGTACTGGCTCGACCGGGCCAACCGTTACTGGCTCGAAGAATTCCGGGTGGACGGGTTTCGCTTCGATCTTTCGAAAGGCTTCACGCAGCAGGACACCGACAACGATGTGGGTGCCTGGAGCGCTTACGACGCTTCGCGCATTCGGCTGCTCAAGCGCATGGCCGATGCCATCTGGACCGTGGATTCCACGGCTTACGTCATCCTGGAGCACTTTGCAGACAACCGGGAAGAGAAAGAACTGGCGATGCATGGGCAGGATCGCGGACGGGCCGGGATGCTGCTCTGGCATAACATGAACCGTGCCTTCAGCCAGAGCGTGATGGGCTATCTGAACGACCCGAATTTTTCCTCGGATCTGACCACGATTTACTATAAAAACCGCGGCTTTGCCACGCCTAACCTGGTCACTTACATGGAAAGCCACGACGAACAGTGGCTCATGTACCGGATGCGGGCTTATGGAGCCCGGCAGGGATCCTACGACGTGCGAAGCCTGCCAGTGGCACTGGATCGGATGAAACTGGCCGGCGCGTTTTTCTTCACGATACCGGGACCCAAAATGATCTGGCAGTTCGGCGAGTTGGGCTATGGCTACGGGGAGCGCGGTGAGCAGTGCCTGGAAGGGGCCGGCGATGTCTGTCCATCTATTGCCCCGGGGCGTACAGATCCCAAGCCTATCCGCTGGGACTACCGTAGCGATCCACTGCGGATGAAGCTGTACAGGACGTGGGCCGAGTTGCTCAAGCTTCGACGCAAACATGCCGTATTTCGGAGTCCGGACACCCGGGTGCGCATGCGGTTGCAGCATGGCGTGCCAGGGCGCTGGATCTCGCTCACGCATCCAGAGCTGAGCGTTGTGGTTGTGGGCAACTTCGGGCTGGCACCGCTGGTGGTCACGCCCACATTCCCACAGACAGGCATCTGGTACGATTACTTTAACGGGGATTCGGTGAGGGTCGATGATCCGGAGACAACGGGCATTGAGCTGTTGCCCGGCGAGTTCCGACTGTACACGAGCCGTTATATCGGACAGGCCGAGCCCGGGCTGATCACTGTAGCGGCCGAGCCGGCTGATCCGTCTGTTTTTCCCGTGCGCGTGAAGCTGGAGGCCCCTTTCCCGAACCCGTTCCGGAAAACCGTTACGCTGACCTACAGGCTGTCGAAGCCGGGGCAGGTGAAGCTGGCCGTCTATGATCTGCTGGGCCGTCGCATTGCCACGCTGGTAGACGAAGTGCAGCCAGCCGGTCAGCATAGGGTTACGTGGACACCCAAAGGGCTGGCAGCCGGCCTGTACCTGGTACGGCTCGAAACAGCCGATCGCCTGGAGACGCAACCGGTGTGGTTTGCGCCTGAATAA
- a CDS encoding glycoside hydrolase family 13 protein, which translates to MLRLLLLMILLAGCASERPSGPHVPDWAADAVWYQIFPERFWNGDTSNDPTRASLEYPPALPEAPLSWRLSPWTGDWYARDDWEREMGDDFYESYAVFHRRYGGDLQGVIDRLDYLQELGITAIYFNPVFYARSLHKYDGNTYHHIDPYFGPDPEGDLALMAQETEDPNTWHWTAADSLFLRLIQEAHARGIRVILDGVFNHTGRDFFAFADLRRRQQDSPYKDWYIVYRFDDPTTPDTNEFDYEGWWGVKTLPVFADNEDGTDLHPGPKRYIFHATARWMDPDGDGDPSDGIDGWRLDVTNEVPVGFWADWNAYVRELNPNAYTVTELWQDASEMIVQGGFSATMNYFAFAFPVKAFLIDFGLDASAFARLLEERRSRYPRAVQYAMQNLIDSHDTDRLASMIVNRDPADVEREQFGYDRDNSPRHNPAYDVQAPDSIDRAIQRLVALFQMTYVGAPMIYYGTEAGMWGADDPDDRKPMVWPELRYADETSDPLGRPRRPDPVRFDSTLFRFYQQLIALRKQSAALRRGTFEVLATEGGLFAFRRTLNDEQVVVVLNREETAREVALSLSEAARFRVQLATVSNGYVITPAVDTLHLTLPPLSGLVLAR; encoded by the coding sequence ATGCTTCGTCTCTTATTGCTGATGATACTGCTGGCCGGATGTGCCTCCGAGCGCCCTTCCGGTCCTCATGTGCCCGACTGGGCCGCCGATGCTGTCTGGTACCAGATTTTTCCTGAACGTTTCTGGAATGGGGATACCTCGAACGACCCCACACGGGCTTCCCTGGAGTATCCACCAGCATTGCCCGAAGCGCCGCTGTCCTGGCGCCTTTCACCATGGACGGGCGACTGGTACGCGCGTGACGATTGGGAACGGGAGATGGGCGATGATTTTTACGAAAGTTATGCCGTCTTTCATCGACGCTATGGAGGCGATCTGCAGGGTGTGATTGATCGGCTTGACTATCTGCAGGAGCTGGGCATCACGGCGATCTACTTCAACCCCGTTTTCTATGCCCGCTCACTTCATAAATATGATGGCAACACTTACCATCACATTGATCCGTACTTTGGCCCTGATCCAGAAGGAGACCTGGCCCTCATGGCACAGGAAACCGAAGATCCGAACACCTGGCACTGGACGGCGGCCGATAGCCTGTTTCTGCGGTTGATTCAGGAAGCTCATGCCCGAGGTATCCGCGTGATCCTGGATGGGGTGTTTAACCACACAGGCCGCGACTTTTTTGCGTTTGCCGACCTGCGTCGGCGCCAGCAAGACTCGCCCTATAAGGACTGGTACATCGTCTATCGCTTTGATGACCCGACCACGCCCGACACGAACGAGTTCGATTATGAAGGGTGGTGGGGCGTCAAGACGCTTCCCGTCTTTGCCGACAACGAAGACGGCACCGACCTGCATCCAGGCCCCAAACGCTACATCTTCCATGCGACGGCCCGCTGGATGGATCCCGATGGTGATGGCGATCCGTCGGATGGTATCGACGGTTGGCGGCTGGACGTGACGAACGAGGTTCCCGTGGGTTTCTGGGCTGACTGGAATGCCTACGTACGGGAGCTGAATCCGAACGCCTACACGGTCACCGAACTCTGGCAGGATGCCAGCGAAATGATCGTGCAGGGAGGCTTTTCAGCCACCATGAACTATTTCGCCTTTGCCTTCCCGGTCAAGGCCTTTCTGATTGATTTTGGGCTGGATGCCTCCGCATTTGCCCGCCTGCTTGAGGAGCGGCGCAGTCGGTATCCGCGTGCTGTACAATATGCCATGCAGAATCTGATCGATTCGCACGATACGGATCGGCTGGCTTCGATGATCGTCAACCGGGATCCTGCCGATGTCGAACGGGAGCAGTTCGGATATGACCGGGACAATTCTCCCCGCCACAATCCAGCCTATGACGTGCAGGCACCAGACAGCATCGATCGGGCTATTCAGCGGCTGGTAGCCCTTTTCCAGATGACGTATGTGGGCGCCCCGATGATCTACTATGGTACGGAGGCCGGTATGTGGGGCGCCGACGACCCGGACGACCGAAAGCCCATGGTCTGGCCCGAGTTACGCTACGCGGATGAAACGTCCGATCCGCTGGGCCGGCCACGTCGACCCGATCCGGTACGGTTCGACAGTACGCTATTCCGTTTCTACCAGCAGCTCATTGCGCTGCGGAAGCAATCGGCTGCGCTGCGTCGCGGAACGTTCGAGGTGCTGGCTACTGAAGGTGGGCTGTTTGCGTTTCGCCGGACGCTGAACGACGAGCAGGTCGTGGTGGTGCTCAATCGGGAAGAGACTGCACGGGAAGTTGCGCTGTCACTATCTGAGGCGGCCCGTTTCCGGGTGCAGCTGGCCACGGTATCCAATGGCTATGTGATAACGCCGGCAGTCGATACGCTTCACCTGACGTTGCCACCACTAAGCGGGCTGGTCCTGGCACGTTGA
- a CDS encoding BatD family protein yields MRCRCFLILVLSLWTVPVIGQRWTVEIQARVSRTQIGLRETVVYTVEVIGSLPNALRMPEPPPTEGLALVYPMPTVHRQYSLTGGRIQQRIRYSWRFRPVRPGKARIGAFRLQVGDQTLSTAPIELTVYNAPTAPPATATPDPSPAPDLFIEATLQPTTPYEHQQTVLEYRLFFREGLQVWRNRLVGSWETEGFWRETLDVEDRPLPERVLRHGTAYYTFVLQRIALFPTRSGTLHIDPLTVESEVSLRPDPLDPFATLLQPTQSEPRRVSAPALTVSVRPLPGNAPPDFVDAVGQFRLEVEVTPTEVTAGDPVTVTLQLSGTGNLPTLTVPRPDVDTSFTRYLTNDALTLNRRGTRLTGTRTLTYVLVPRRTGRFSLPPIRFAYFDPEGGVYRSLTAPLPALVVHPAPVAPATSEATLPPITSRPPFLRALRLLPYVGGGLLLLALLLWLHRRQQLDRRDRPILIRSETLPPATLKPRLFYRRLEATLRLAAGRYLEEDVRGLTHTRLCERLRQRGLPEAVVTRLRHLLAACEAACYAPTPPDPAQTLHHHREAERLLQYLNRNVHSQVES; encoded by the coding sequence ATGCGGTGCAGGTGTTTTCTGATACTGGTGCTAAGTCTGTGGACGGTTCCGGTGATCGGGCAGCGCTGGACCGTGGAAATTCAGGCCCGGGTCAGCCGTACCCAGATTGGCCTGCGGGAAACGGTCGTTTATACCGTCGAAGTGATCGGCTCCCTTCCCAATGCGTTGCGTATGCCAGAGCCTCCTCCCACCGAAGGGCTGGCACTTGTCTATCCGATGCCTACCGTACACCGGCAGTATTCTCTGACCGGCGGACGTATCCAGCAACGTATCCGGTACAGCTGGCGCTTTCGTCCGGTGCGTCCTGGAAAAGCCCGCATCGGTGCCTTTCGGCTGCAGGTGGGCGATCAGACACTGAGCACAGCGCCCATTGAGTTGACCGTTTACAACGCGCCCACAGCCCCACCCGCCACGGCCACGCCAGACCCCTCTCCGGCACCCGATCTGTTCATCGAAGCCACCCTGCAACCCACTACGCCCTATGAACACCAGCAAACCGTACTGGAATACCGGTTATTCTTTCGAGAAGGCCTGCAGGTCTGGCGTAATCGTCTGGTAGGCTCCTGGGAAACAGAAGGATTCTGGCGCGAAACGCTGGACGTCGAAGATCGCCCGTTGCCCGAACGCGTACTGCGCCACGGCACGGCTTACTACACCTTCGTGCTACAGCGCATCGCCCTGTTTCCTACGCGTAGTGGCACGCTGCATATCGATCCGCTTACCGTAGAAAGCGAAGTCTCCCTGCGACCGGATCCGCTGGATCCTTTTGCAACGCTACTACAGCCAACCCAGAGTGAACCCCGACGCGTGAGCGCCCCAGCCCTCACCGTTTCGGTACGGCCCCTCCCTGGCAACGCACCCCCCGACTTCGTCGACGCCGTAGGCCAATTTCGCCTGGAAGTCGAAGTCACCCCGACCGAAGTCACGGCCGGCGATCCGGTAACTGTCACGCTCCAACTCTCAGGTACAGGCAACCTGCCCACACTGACCGTACCTCGACCCGATGTAGATACCAGCTTTACGCGTTACCTCACGAACGACGCGCTGACGCTCAACCGCAGGGGCACCCGCCTGACCGGCACCCGTACGCTGACCTATGTGCTTGTGCCCCGCCGGACCGGACGTTTTTCCCTGCCGCCCATCCGTTTCGCCTATTTCGATCCAGAAGGTGGCGTTTACCGCTCGCTGACAGCCCCGCTTCCCGCACTGGTGGTACATCCGGCGCCCGTTGCCCCTGCCACCTCAGAGGCGACACTCCCTCCTATCACCTCCCGTCCCCCATTTCTCCGAGCCCTCCGGCTGCTTCCGTATGTCGGTGGTGGCTTGCTGCTGCTTGCCCTGCTACTCTGGCTACACCGACGTCAACAGCTCGACCGACGTGATCGGCCCATATTGATCCGCTCCGAAACCTTACCACCGGCTACGCTGAAACCACGTCTGTTCTATCGACGCCTGGAAGCGACATTGCGGCTGGCGGCCGGACGCTACCTGGAGGAAGATGTGCGTGGCCTGACGCATACCCGGCTATGCGAACGCCTGCGCCAGCGCGGTCTTCCCGAAGCAGTCGTAACCCGTCTACGGCACCTGCTGGCTGCCTGTGAAGCGGCCTGCTACGCACCTACGCCGCCTGATCCAGCTCAAACACTTCACCACCACCGGGAAGCCGAACGCCTGTTGCAATATCTCAACCGTAATGTCCATTCTCAGGTGGAAAGCTGA
- a CDS encoding tetratricopeptide repeat protein: protein MVRLLLGLTLLLLFSSDNGVRQGRRGNAAYHAGRYAEAAEFYRQGLLLTQNPTVRFGLQHNLGAALLHLNEAGAARAAFDAALRMAPNNTERARAAYNAGNAAFAEGDLQAALHYYRTALLAAPDFEDARFNYEYILRHLPSSNPPPVSSNHGASNNPDGADTRNAAGQQSPDMPDNSQRKDTDRPSSESNTPRQSSPSVAPRISDTSTPLSPEMVARLLDALQRQEREALRRALRLPTSPRKVAKDW, encoded by the coding sequence ATGGTGCGCTTACTGCTGGGTCTTACGCTGTTGTTGCTCTTCTCTTCGGACAACGGCGTCCGCCAGGGGCGCCGCGGCAACGCAGCCTACCACGCCGGACGCTATGCCGAAGCGGCTGAATTCTACCGACAGGGATTGCTCCTGACGCAAAATCCTACCGTGCGTTTCGGGCTTCAACACAATCTGGGCGCTGCCCTGCTACACCTGAACGAAGCAGGCGCCGCCCGCGCTGCTTTTGACGCAGCGCTGCGCATGGCTCCCAATAACACCGAACGGGCACGCGCCGCCTACAACGCCGGTAATGCGGCCTTCGCCGAAGGCGACCTGCAAGCGGCACTCCACTACTACCGTACGGCCCTGCTGGCTGCTCCAGACTTTGAAGACGCTCGCTTCAACTACGAATACATACTGCGACATCTACCATCCTCCAATCCACCACCGGTCTCATCCAACCACGGCGCATCGAACAATCCGGACGGAGCCGACACGCGGAACGCTGCAGGCCAACAATCGCCAGACATGCCAGACAATAGCCAGCGCAAGGACACTGATCGCCCTTCCTCCGAAAGCAATACTCCCCGGCAATCTTCACCTTCCGTTGCCCCTCGCATATCCGACACCTCCACACCGCTTTCGCCCGAAATGGTTGCCCGACTGCTGGACGCCTTACAACGTCAGGAACGAGAAGCCCTCCGGCGAGCACTTCGACTACCGACCTCTCCCCGCAAAGTCGCAAAAGACTGGTGA